Below is a genomic region from Puniceicoccales bacterium.
ACTATTGGATGCGGTGCCGGATAGGGTGATTGGAATGAGAGACCGGGCTATGCTAGAACTTGTCTACAGCAGTGGTCTAAGGGTCTCGGAGTTATGCAGCATCAAACTCCACGAAATCGACTTCGAAAATTGTTTTTTACGGGTACATGGAAAGGGTAACAAGGAACGAATTGTCCCCATTGGTACGCCGGCCATGAAAGCACTTCGTAGATATATAACCGAAGGCCGGAACAAATTTGTGAAAGCTAAAACCGATGGCAGTGTGTTTTTAAGTTCACGGGGCGGAGCCATATCAACGAAGACTTTTTGGAAAAACATAAAATATTATTCCCGGGTCGCTGGTCTGCAGACAGAAATAAGTCCCCATGCATTGAGGCATAGTTTTGCCACTCATTTGTTGGAAAATGGTGCAGATTTGAGATATATACAGGAGATGCTCGGCCATGAAAGCATTTCGACCACACAAATTTATACCCATGTGGATAAAAAGCGGCTTGTGTCCGAGTATAAAAAATTTCATCCTAGGGAACAGATTCAGTGAATTGAGATTATATGTTTGGAAATTATATTGATTGTTTGAATGAGTGTGATCCTGATATTGCCGGCGCAATAGGTCGCGAAGAAAAGCGACAGCAAGATCATATCGAGCTGATTGCTTCGGAAAATTTTACATCAAAAGCTGTGCTGGCAGCTGTCGGTAGTGTTTTGACGAATAAATACGCCGAAGGTTATCCGGCCCGTAGATATTATGGTGGTTGCGAATATGTGGACGAGGTGGAGATATTGGCCATGGAGCGAGCTAAAGAACTTTTTGGTGCAGAGCATGTTAATGTTCAACCACACTCGGGTAGCCAGGCCAATACCGCCGTATATATGGCGATGCTAGAGCCCGGTGACAAAATCCTTACCATGTCTTTGGAGAATGGCGGTCATCTTACCCATGGTCATCCGAGAAACATAAGCGGTATGCTCTACGATGTTACCCATTATGACATCTCCGAGGAAACCTGTATGATCGAATATGATGCAATGGAAGAACTGGCCCATAAAATAAAGCCAAAGATGATAACCATAGGTGCATCGGCCTATTCGAGGACCATAGACTTTAAACGGGTTGGAGAAATAGCCAAGTCCTGCGGGGCGTTGTTGTTAGCGGACATCGCCCATATTGCTGGCCTGGTCGCTGCGAAGCTGCACGCCAGTCCGATTGGTCATGCGGATTTCGTTACCACAACTACCCATAAAACACTTAGAGGACCGAGAGGCGGTATAATAATGTGCAAAAAGGAATTTGCTAAAGAAATCGATTCGGCCATTTTTCCAGGTATCCAGGGAGGCCCATTGATGCATGTCATTGCCGGCAAAGCCGTATGTTTTAAAGATGCTTTGAGCCAAGAATTTGTTGAGTATCAGAAACAAATTTTGAAAAACGCGAAGACCCTGTGCAATGAACTCAAACGACTTGGTTTTAAGATTGTAAGCGATGACACAGATAACCATCTGATGCTGGTTGATCTGCGTAAAAATTATCCGGACGTGAACGGTAAACAGGCCCAGCAGGCATTGGACCTTGTGAATATTACAACCAATAGAAATACGGTGCACAATGAAACCCGTGGAGCTTTTCAAACCAGTGGCCTAAGACTTGGGACACCGGCCGTGACCACAAGGGGTATGAAAGAACCAGAGATGGTCAAAATAGCCGATCTTATAAACAGAACCTTGTTAAATCTAGCTGCCAACGGTGACAGTTCCCAGATAAAAGAAGAGGCTCTGGCGCTGTGTACCAAGTTTCCACTTTCATATTAGAGTTTATCCAAAAACCCTACCTTTTTATAGACCTTTGATAGGGTTCTATAGGCGATGGGCTGGGCATGTTCGGCTCCAGCCTGGACCACTGAATTTAGATAGCTTTTATCATTCTTTATTTCGTTATACTTCTTTTGAATGGGTTCCAGCAGTCCCAGCACCGAATCGGCCACGCTGGCCTTGAAGCTAGCATAGCTGGAATGGGATGAAAATTTGTCCTCGGCCTGTTCGAGGCTGCAGCCATTTATGGCCGAATATATATTCAATAAATTCGTGATACCGGGTTTTTCGTAGGCTGCATAGATCTTGCTATCGGAATCGGTTACCGCACTTGCTATTTTTTTCTTTATCACCGCTTGGGAGTCGTCGATAAACAAGGTACCGTTAGCATTTTCATCGGATTTGGACATCTTTTTCGACGGATCTTGTAGCGACATTACTCGGGAACCTTCCTTTAATATATAGGGCTCAGGAAGTCGAAATGTTTCAGAATAGGTATGATTGAATTTTTCTGCTATGTCACGGGTAAGTTCCACGTGCTGTTTCTGATCTTCGCCGGTAGGAACCAGATCAGCATTGTATAATAGTATGTCCGCAGCCATCAAAACCGGGTAATAGAGCAGTCCTGAATAGATTGATTCCTGGTGCTGGGATTTATCCTTAAATTGGGTCATTCTTTCCAATTGGCCAAGAGGTGTTAGGCAGCCAAGAATCCAGGCCAGCTCGGTATGGCCGATTATCTGAGATTGGACAAAAATTTTGCATCTATCCGGATCTAGCCCACAGGCTATATATTGAGCCACGCAGTCCAGGGTATTACTCCTAAGTTCGGTTGGGTTTTGTGGAATGGTGATGGCATGTTGATCTGCTAAAAAAAATAGGCAATTGTTGTCGTTTAACATCTTGTTCCAGTTATTTGCTGCGCCTAAGATACTCCCAAGGTGTAATTTACCTGTGGGCTGCATACCTGTCAAAATTGTTTTGTTGGTGTTCATGGTTATTTTTTGATTCTGTTAGTGTTATATATATATGAAAAAAATCTATTGCTGTTCGCATATTTTGTCAATAGACTATTTTAATTGAAAAAATAAAAATTAAAAACACTTGACTGTACCGAAAGTCACCCTAGCGTGGCAAATGTTCTTTTAGATAGGTGTCAGGAGAATGCGGTGGTTTTTTGAATTTTTGGTGTCACAGGGCTCTGGAATTAATCTAGAGGTTTTTGTGATAAAAAATAAAAAAATAAAAAAATACTTGACGCGCTGGAATAGCTTTCCAGATTCACCCTATCGTTGAATGCGACGGTGGTTTTCTGAGGAAAATCGGAAGTTGTGTTTATTGTTCTTTGAAAGTTACTTGTGCGATTTATTCGGCTTTCGAATAAATTTCATCCGGTGGATTGATAGCTTTGGTTATCTGTCTTCGGATGGCATAATTGTAATTCCTTTAATAAAATAATAATATGAGGGAATCAAAGTTTTCATAATAATATATTAATGGAGAGTTTGATCCTGGCTCAGAGTGAACGCTGGCGGCGTGGTTAAGACATGCAAGTCGAGCGGGATTTATTTTCATAATTCTTCGGAAAAGTGAGGATGATGAGAGCGGCAAACGGGTGCGTAACACGTGAACAACTTACCCTTTAGTTCGGGATAGCTCGCTGAAAGGCGAATTAATACCGGATGTGGTTTCATTTCGCATGGAATGGATACTAAAGCTTGTGATGGCGCTAGAGGAGAGGTTCGCGGCCTATCAGCTTGTTGGTGAGGTAATGGCTCACCAAGGCGAAGACGGGTAGCTGGTCTGAGAGGATGATCAGCCACACTGGAACTGAGACACGGTCCAGACACCTACGGGTGGCAGCAGTTTCGAATCATTCACAATGGGCGCAAGCCTGATGATGCAACGCCGCGTGGGGGATGAAGGTCTTCGGATTGTAAACCCCTGTCACTGAGGAGCAAAACCTAGATTCATAGTCTAGTTTGAGTTAACTCAGAGAGGAAGCAGTGGCAAACTCCGTGCCAGCAGCCGCGGTAATACGGAGACTGCAAGCGTTACTCGGAATTACTGGGCGTAAAGGGTGCGCAGGCGGCTAGGTGTGTCAGATGTGAAATCTCGGAGCTTAACTCCGAGGCTGCGTTTGAAACTGCCTAGCTAGAGTTTTGGAGAGGCAAGCGGAATTTCTGGTGTAGCGGTGGAATGCGTAGATATCAGAAAGAACACCAATGGCGAAGGCAGCTTGCTGGACAAATACTGACGCTCATGCACGAAAGCGTGGGGAGCAAAAAGGATTAGATACCCTTGTAGTCCACGCCGTAAACTTTGTACACTCGATTTTGGGACATTCGACCGTTTCAGAGTCTAAGCTAACGCGATAAGTGTACCGCCTGAGGACTACGGTCGCAAGACTAAAACTCAAAGGAATTGACGGGGGCCCGCACAAGCGGTGGAGCATGTGGCTTAATTCGATGTTACGCGAAGAACCTTACCTAGGCTTGACATACACTGGACAGTTTGTGAAAGCAAATCTTCCTTCGGGACCGGTGAACAGGTGCTGCATGGCTGTCGTCAGCTCGTGTCGTGAGATGTTCGGTTAAGTCCGGCAACGAGCGCAACCCTTGTCTTTAGTTACCAGCGGGTAAAGCCGGGGACTCTAGAGAGACAAACCATTAAGGTGGGAAGGAGAGGATGACGTCAAGTCAGCATGGCCCTTACGTCTAGGGCTGCACACGTGCTACAATGCCCAGTACAGTGAGAAGCAATCTCGCGAGGGGGAGCAAATCTATAAAACTGGGCTCAGTTCAGATTGAAGTCTGCAATTCGACTTCATGAAGTCGGAATCGCTAGTAATGGCGCATCAGCTACGGCGCCGTGAATACGTTCTCGGGCCTTGTACACACCGCCCATCACGTCCTGAAAGCCGGTTTTACCCGAAGCACATGAGCTAACCCGCAAGGGAGGCAGTGTTCTAAGGTGGGGTTGGTGATTGGGACGAAGTTGTAACAAGGTAGCCGTAGGGGAACCTGCGGCTGGATCACCTCCTTTCTAAGGAGAAATCTAGACCACTTCGGTGGTGAGAGATATTGGTCGGACTTGCATAAGCAAGACTAAAGAGTTGAATGAGTCGCACAGGTAATTTTCTTAAAATTGTTCTTTATTTAATAGTCGATGGTTCCTAGGATCAGAGTTGGTTCGATGGCGGTGACTTTGTTTTTTTGGCGGGGTCGTAGCTCAGCTGGAAGAGCACCTGCTTTGCATGCAGGGGGTCGTCGGTTCGAATCCGATCGGCTCCACCACCGTTCCGATAATTTGGGCTCATAGCTCAGTTGGTTAGAGCACACGCTTGATAAGCGTGGGGTCGGTGGTTCAAGTCCACCTGGGCCCACCACTATTGGAAAATATTTTGTTCTTTGAAAGTTCAATGCATTGTGGGATTACAATGTAATACTGAGAGAAATAACGTCTAATAATTTGTTAAAAAGGCGAAGAGGAAAAATTGATAAGGGCAATGAGTGAATGCCTTGGTGATATCAGGCGAAGAAGGACGTGGTAAGCTGCGATAAGCTTCGGGGAGCGGCAAATACGCTTTGATCCGGAGATTTCCGAATGGGGAAACCCAGCCGATCTAATAGTCGGTTAGTACGTATTGAATACATAGATACGTATGGCTAACCTGCTGAACTGAAACATCTAAGTAAGCAGAGGAAAAGAAAGCGAATGCGATTCCCAAAGTAGTGGCGAGCGAAATGGGAACAGCCTAAACCGTGTGGATTTATCCATGCGGGGTCGTAGGAGCCCGTCGTCGTATTGTCAAAGATAGAAGAATCCTTTGGAAAGAGGAGCCATAGAGGGTGATAGCCCCGTAGTCGAAATCTAAGACAAGCGTAGGGAATTCCTGAGTAGCACGGGACACGTGAAATCCTGTGTGAATTAACGCGGACCACCGCGTAAGGCTAAATACTCGATATCGACCGATAGTGAACTAGTACCGCGAGGGAAAGGTGAAAAGAACTCCTTCTAGGAGAGTGAAATAGTACCTGAAACTTATTGCCTACAAGCGGTCGGAGCACGTTTTTGTGTGACGGCGTACCTTTTGCATAATGGGTCTGGGAGTTGTTGTTTGTAGCAAGCTTAAGGCTTTACGGGCTGGAGGCGTAGCGAAAGCAAGTCTGAATAGGGCTATTAGTTGCAGGCAACAGACCCGAAACGGGATGATCTATCCATGGTCAGGTTGAAAGTAGAGTGAAATCTAGTGGAGGACCGAACCGGTGAACCTTGAGAAGTTCTCGGATGAACTGTGGATAGGGGTGAAAGGCTAATCAAATTCCGTTATAGCTGGTTCTCTTCGAAATATATTTAGGTATAGCCTCATGTGTTGATTATCGGGGGTAGAGCACTGAAAAAGCTAGGGCCCATACTAGGGTACCAAACTTTATCAAACTCCGAATACCGATAAATGTAACATGGGAGTCAGTCTGTGGGGGATAAGCTCCATGGACGAGAGGGAAAGAGCCCAGACCGTCGATTAAGGCCCCTAAATCATCACTAAGTGGATTAAAGGAGGTAAGTCTGCACAGACAATAGGGATGTTGGCTTAGAAGCAGCCATCATTTAAATAGTGCGTAATAGCTAACCTATCGAGTGGATTTGCGCCGAAGATGATCGGGACTAAAGTGATGTGCCGAAATCGCGGACTCATAAAATATTATGAGTGGTAGAAGAGCGTTCCAACCGGGCAGAAGCCAAAGCGGCAAGCGATGGTGGACTTGTTGGAAGTGAGTATCCAGACATGAGTAACGATAAATACGGTGAGAATCCGTATCGCCGAAAGGATAAGGTTTCCTGGGGAAGGGTCGTCCTCCCAGGGTTAGTCGAGAGCTAAGATGAGGCCAATTGGAGTAATCGATGCACGACAGGTCAATATTCCTGTACCATCTTATGAGCGTTATAACCAGAGGAGTGACGGAGAAGGCTAGTTCAGCACGGTGTTGAATGTCCGTGTCTAACTGTTCGAGGCTGTTTGGTAGGTAAATCCGCCAGACACTAAAGCTGAGGCATTA
It encodes:
- a CDS encoding serine hydroxymethyltransferase, which translates into the protein MFGNYIDCLNECDPDIAGAIGREEKRQQDHIELIASENFTSKAVLAAVGSVLTNKYAEGYPARRYYGGCEYVDEVEILAMERAKELFGAEHVNVQPHSGSQANTAVYMAMLEPGDKILTMSLENGGHLTHGHPRNISGMLYDVTHYDISEETCMIEYDAMEELAHKIKPKMITIGASAYSRTIDFKRVGEIAKSCGALLLADIAHIAGLVAAKLHASPIGHADFVTTTTHKTLRGPRGGIIMCKKEFAKEIDSAIFPGIQGGPLMHVIAGKAVCFKDALSQEFVEYQKQILKNAKTLCNELKRLGFKIVSDDTDNHLMLVDLRKNYPDVNGKQAQQALDLVNITTNRNTVHNETRGAFQTSGLRLGTPAVTTRGMKEPEMVKIADLINRTLLNLAANGDSSQIKEEALALCTKFPLSY
- the trpS gene encoding tryptophan--tRNA ligase; the protein is MNTNKTILTGMQPTGKLHLGSILGAANNWNKMLNDNNCLFFLADQHAITIPQNPTELRSNTLDCVAQYIACGLDPDRCKIFVQSQIIGHTELAWILGCLTPLGQLERMTQFKDKSQHQESIYSGLLYYPVLMAADILLYNADLVPTGEDQKQHVELTRDIAEKFNHTYSETFRLPEPYILKEGSRVMSLQDPSKKMSKSDENANGTLFIDDSQAVIKKKIASAVTDSDSKIYAAYEKPGITNLLNIYSAINGCSLEQAEDKFSSHSSYASFKASVADSVLGLLEPIQKKYNEIKNDKSYLNSVVQAGAEHAQPIAYRTLSKVYKKVGFLDKL
- a CDS encoding tyrosine recombinase XerD, whose translation is MLFSEAVDRFMAFLKLEKGASKHTLVSYGSDLASFGKFLKDDVAVHLITSESICDWLTSLHAKGYKPSTLSRKISMLRSMFRFFVMDRILDTNTALGCSFPQRCRTIPQVMTYDSVVALLDAVPDRVIGMRDRAMLELVYSSGLRVSELCSIKLHEIDFENCFLRVHGKGNKERIVPIGTPAMKALRRYITEGRNKFVKAKTDGSVFLSSRGGAISTKTFWKNIKYYSRVAGLQTEISPHALRHSFATHLLENGADLRYIQEMLGHESISTTQIYTHVDKKRLVSEYKKFHPREQIQ